The Salvia miltiorrhiza cultivar Shanhuang (shh) chromosome 2, IMPLAD_Smil_shh, whole genome shotgun sequence DNA window TTTATAAGAATCAGAAACACTACTAAAAAAGTTTCCACTAGTGACATATATAAGGTTTGGTAGCTATTATACGTATCacaaaaattagtgacatttgaaAGTGTAACTATAGTGATTAGCTACACTATCAAATGCTACTAATTTTTATGACGCATATAATAGCTATCAAATCTTATGTCACTAGTGGAAACATTTTTTTGtgtgatttttaaatttttgtatttatttatataatttattaaaaaaatgaagaaaataatacctaggattaaaaataaatgttgtgtctgtaatatattttattttatataattaatataagttTGGTTGAGTTTGTGGCTTATCAGTTCTCATGTCGTTTTTGTACGTAAAAGAGAAATTAATAATTCCGAGTCTCTAtgtgaaattaattaaaatttgccTTTGACGTTAAACACAGTATGTCGACATGGACATTATCTTCCTCGTTTGAATCGCTTAGGAGTTAGGATCAATTACGTCTTTTCATTTCAATTATAATTGCTTTACATTCTTATATAAATTAAAGTGTTTAGATTGCAAGTTATGATTAAgaaaaaagtttacatacaaAAATTTTAGAGGTAGAACACAATCACAAAAACTTCAATACACTAAGGGTGTACCGTACATTTCAATCGACCCATACTCAGATCATGACGTGCATGCTAATTCAAATCCGCATTCTGAGCTAaatcatgtaaatgacactattaagttatacaaatgatactgcttataattgacactattcaattatataaatgatattgtaacattttaaaatattatagtgtcatttacaatcttatagtgtcaattacaggaagtgtaatttatataacaagatagtgtcaattacagacagtgtcatttgtataaccgaataatgtcattttcacgatttgagtcaggatgcAGGTTAGGATCCGAATACGGGTCAACCTGAATGTACATCCGAATGTACCCAAAACTTCCTCGAACACAATAAATCCaatcattaattaattcatatttCATCGTGATTCGTAAATCATGTTGTATCTTGTTTTTGTATTTGAcaaatactccccccgtcccacgaatcttgacacgtattcctttttgggccgtcccacgaatcttgacacatttccttatctctcctactttgttcacttttatactttattaactacacacttaaaacactaatatataactccttaattctcgtgccgaaaccaaacgtgtcaagattcgtgggacggagggagtaacagtTATATGTCGTAATTACATAGCATATAAAACTACATggatagctaaaacaaaaactcattttaaaataaaaataatgaataatttaCCATGAGTTAAATCTCatgagaaaaaaagaagaaaagaaatctaTGCTGAATGAATTCAAATAATATTTcacataaaatttataaattcgtaatttatactataattcaatagatcacttcttaaaataaaaaatcataacaatcaCTCTCACACAACTATTTCATTTACCTCAAATGCTATTGTGGTTCACATAAAATTATCTCTTTTTTGTACTTAAAAAataagtgttaataggcaaaaatgcccacatCCTTAAGTTTGATAGTAAAAATGTCCTAAGTTATAAAACAAAGCATGCTATtccctaattatgtgaagtacctattttaccctttgatgttgatggatttgcttggttttttgtgaaagtcttacacatttgatcgatttgacagccatcagtcataaaagtcaacgatttgacagctatcagtcaagagtacatatgaccagcgggtggctagatcatgtgtccgtccggtcggacacatgatctagccacccaccggtcatatgtattTTTGACTGATAattgtcaaatcgttgacttttatgactgatagctgtcaaattggtaaaatgtgtaagactttcacaggCCAAACAAACtcatcaaatcaaagggtatttaaagaatatggcatagaatgtttatatttataaaagaggGCATTTTTACTATAGAACTTAAGGAatagggcattttaaattttcactcataaaataatatatatcttcatttctctcttctattttttcacaaatttacactataaaaaaagttattatctctcttttgtttattactccctccgtccacaatttaaagcttCACTTTGATGTgagcacggagactaagaaagctgaaaaatgtgatgtggatgaaatataatggtagttgactaaagtgataaaggtgttgtgagtgggtccactagtgataaagtgtaataaatatagaatatgaaaatgataaaaatattttaaggtGCGTCCATTAGTGACAAAGaatagtaaatataggaaaagaagaaaagtaaaaaagtacaaaaagtaGAATAggctttaatttgtggacaaaaatttaagagcaagtagggctttaaattgtggacggagggagcacATATTTCTTAATATTCGACTGGTGCCCGTGTcttattgaattgggacggagagagcgcatatttttttaaaaattgttgCGATATCGTTTTTCGCTTCTCCGGACTCGGCATCATCGTGGATTTGTAATCAATAAGTCTATCGGCGATTGCAACGGCTACAACAATACATAAACAAGAGGAAATTCTACAGAaactcacctctctctctctctctctaaaaacaTGGAAATATCGAACCCAAGTGATGACCTAAACCAACCCCTTCTCCCATCAGCAACCAAAGAAATCCCCCAAAAAAACCCTAAGAACAGCGTGGCGGCGGCGTGGTGGGAGGAATCGAAGAAGCTGTGGCATGTGGTGGGGCCCACCGTGGTCTCCCGCGTGTCGAACGCCACCATGAACATCATCACGCAGGCCTTCGCCGGCCACCTCGGCGACCTGGAGCTCGCCTCCATCTCCATCGCCAACAACGTCATCGTCGGCTTCAACTGGGGCCTCCTGGTAactcaaaacaaaaaaagaagaaaattaatCTGTGtgattttaaaaatgattttgtGTCCGCAGCTGGGAATGGCGAGCGCGCTGGAGACCCTCTGCGGGCAGGCCTTCGGCGCGAAGAAATACGGCATGCTGGGGATCTACATGCAGCGGTCGTGGATCGTCCTCTTCCTCTGCTGCTTCCTGCTCCTCCCGCTCTACGCGTTGGCGGCGCCCATCCTGAAGCTCATGGGGCAGCCGGATGACGTGGCGGAGCAGGCGGGGGAGGTGGCGCTGTGGCTCATCCCGCTGCACTTCAGCTTCGCCTTCCAGTTCCCGCTGCAGCGCTTCCTGCAGAGCCAGCTGAAGACGGCGCCGCTCATCTGGGTGCCGCTGCTGGCTCTCGTCGTCCACGCCGTTCTCAACTGGGTGCTGGTGAGCAAGTTGGAGATGGGAGTGGTCGGAATCGCCGTGGTTTTGGATATCTCGTGGTGGCTTTTGGTTCTCGGCATGTATGCTTACGTGGCCTTTGGGGGCTGCCCGCTCACGTGGACGGGCTTCTCTCTTCAGGCCTTTTCTGGCCTTGTCGACTTTCTCAAGCTGTCTGCTTCCTCCGGCGTCATGCTCTGGTCTCTCCGATCCGCTCTTGGAATTAGTGTATTATGTCataaaaaattcattattttcacataTATTTGAAGATActctattttattttcaaataaatcaGAACTTGTTTGATTAGAGATATGATATGCATTTGTGTGGTTGTGAAGTTTGGAGAACTGGTACTACAGAATATTGATAGTGATGACTGGATTCTTCACCAATGCCAAAATAGCTGTGGATGCATTATCGATATGGTAAATTCCAATTTTTATTCTTTCCCAGATATACGGGATgccattttctcatcaatttaatttctctcactctctctctctctttttaataatttGTGCAGTATGATGATCAATTCGTGGGAGATGATGTTCGCACTGGCCTTTTTTGCTGGAATCGGGTAAATCTAGAAAttagtatttaaatttaatagg harbors:
- the LOC131010877 gene encoding protein DETOXIFICATION 27-like isoform X2, with product MEISNPSDDLNQPLLPSATKEIPQKNPKNSVAAAWWEESKKLWHVVGPTVVSRVSNATMNIITQAFAGHLGDLELASISIANNVIVGFNWGLLLGMASALETLCGQAFGAKKYGMLGIYMQRSWIVLFLCCFLLLPLYALAAPILKLMGQPDDVAEQAGEVALWLIPLHFSFAFQFPLQRFLQSQLKTAPLIWVPLLALVVHAVLNWVLVSKLEMGVVGIAVVLDISWWLLVLGMYAYVAFGGCPLTWTGFSLQAFSGLVDFLKLSASSGVMLCLENWYYRILIVMTGFFTNAKIAVDALSICMMINSWEMMFALAFFAGIGVRVANELGAGNGKAAKFATKVCVVQSSGLGVLFFAIVLIFRGELALMFSPSGEVGAAVDDLSFLLASSILLNSVQPVLSGVAVGSGWQAWVAWINIFCYYIVGLPIGAVLGWGLNWETKGVWAGMIFGGTAIQTLILCFVTSRTNWEVEVEKATSRVGEWSISDKDMESHRK
- the LOC131010877 gene encoding protein DETOXIFICATION 27-like isoform X1 → MEISNPSDDLNQPLLPSATKEIPQKNPKNSVAAAWWEESKKLWHVVGPTVVSRVSNATMNIITQAFAGHLGDLELASISIANNVIVGFNWGLLVTQNKKRRKLICVILKMILCPQLGMASALETLCGQAFGAKKYGMLGIYMQRSWIVLFLCCFLLLPLYALAAPILKLMGQPDDVAEQAGEVALWLIPLHFSFAFQFPLQRFLQSQLKTAPLIWVPLLALVVHAVLNWVLVSKLEMGVVGIAVVLDISWWLLVLGMYAYVAFGGCPLTWTGFSLQAFSGLVDFLKLSASSGVMLCLENWYYRILIVMTGFFTNAKIAVDALSICMMINSWEMMFALAFFAGIGVRVANELGAGNGKAAKFATKVCVVQSSGLGVLFFAIVLIFRGELALMFSPSGEVGAAVDDLSFLLASSILLNSVQPVLSGVAVGSGWQAWVAWINIFCYYIVGLPIGAVLGWGLNWETKGVWAGMIFGGTAIQTLILCFVTSRTNWEVEVEKATSRVGEWSISDKDMESHRK